The following proteins are co-located in the Saccharomycodes ludwigii strain NBRC 1722 chromosome V, whole genome shotgun sequence genome:
- the FMP10 gene encoding Fmp10p (similar to Saccharomyces cerevisiae YER182W | FMP10 | Found in Mitochondrial Proteome): MLSLRPSYLKHIFKSTNRFSLKYRKFSTVNNILFQKPITYDNKYNSVENRFSINEKQKNKSNQKLFKILIFGVSFGLGWFVTQHMTFMDIMASIKYDDLPENSQQVLDYENSLTNRLNNLSISSQLENAGYAKIYNKANTLIDKTLKTPGGVAIDPQFYYNPAILQTVGIYHLGMKLTGYPFIIHGGVLATIMEDFMRNSIKLIKDCDVEETNKLNISYKFPTFANQFVVIRSVSLQQLTPHKWKLEAEIMNENGKRTLVKGTGVFTLP, encoded by the coding sequence ATGTTAAGTCTAAGACCTTCTTATCTTAAACATATCTTTAAAAGTACCAATAGATTTAGtttaaaatatagaaaattCAGTACTGTTAATAACATCTTGTTTCAAAAACCCATTACCTATGATAACAAATACAACTCTGTCGAAAATAGGTTTAGTAtcaatgaaaaacaaaaaaacaaatctaaccaaaaattattcaagattttgatttttggTGTTTCGTTTGGTTTGGGTTGGTTTGTTACCCAGCACATGACATTTATGGATATTATGGCATCTATCAAATACGATGATCTCCCGGAAAATTCTCAACAAGTTTTAGATTATGAAAACTCTTTAACTAATAGATTGAATAATTTATCTATTTCTTCTCAGCTAGAAAATGCAGGTTATGCCAAGATATATAACAAGGCTAACACATTAATTGATAAAACTTTGAAAACACCAGGTGGAGTTGCCATTGACcctcaattttattataatcctGCTATTTTACAAACCGTTGGTATTTACCATCTAGGCATGAAATTAACAGGGTATccatttattattcatgGAGGTGTTTTGGCAACTATAATGGAGGATTTTATGAGAAACAGCATTAAATTGATAAAAGATTGTGATGTGGAGGAAACCAATAAACTCAACATTTCTTATAAATTCCCTACTTTTGCTAATCAATTTGTAGTCATTAGATCCGTTAGCTTACAACAGTTGACACCACACAAATGGAAATTGGAAGCAGAAATCATGAACGAAAATGGTAAAAGAACCTTAGTTAAAGGTACTGGTGTGTTTACTTTGCCATAa
- the FAU1 gene encoding 5-formyltetrahydrofolate cyclo-ligase (similar to Saccharomyces cerevisiae YER183C | FAU1 | Folinic Acid Utilization): MLNPVTIKTSRTVSSIVPTTNKKLLRKNVKNRLKIISQRELIKQSDVILNKLKPILLEQQTQKGASLGIGCYMNMDASEVKTLNIINFLFENGFTVYLPKCTSTKESGQINLRTPQLDIHHPHLTFHQMVSFQHVLDLKPSGKFKLKEPSDESAGAHPPNDIDVLLVPGVAFNLHNMARLGHGCGYYDDYIYRHAHYNNKRPLLLIGLALKEQIIEQDIPLEEHDRKLDCIIVGDGTVNWK; encoded by the coding sequence atgcTTAATCCTGTCACAATCAAGACGTCACGAACTGTTAGTAGTATCGTACCTACCACTAATAAGAAATTACTTcgaaaaaatgttaaaaatagattGAAAATTATCTCACAGAGAGAATTAATTAAGCAATCCGATGTGATACTGAACAAATTGAAACCCATACTACTGGAACAACAAACACAAAAAGGTGCGAGCTTGGGTATTGGGTGTTATATGAATATGGATGCTTCAGAAGTAAAgactttaaatattatcaactttttatttgagAATGGGTTTACTGTATATTTGCCAAAATGTACTTCAACAAAGGAAAGCGGTCAAATTAATTTAAGAACACCACAGCTAGATATACATCATCCACATTTAACTTTCCATCAAATGGTGAGCTTTCAACATGTGTTAGATCTAAAACCAAGTGGCAAGTTTAAATTAAAGGAACCCTCCGATGAATCTGCAGGTGCACATCCGCCTAATGATATAGACGTATTATTAGTACCTGGGGTGGCATTTAATTTGCATAATATGGCCAGATTGGGTCATGGGTGTGGTTACTATGAcgattatatatataggcATGCGcattataacaataaacGTCCCTTACTGTTGATTGGTCTGGCATTAAAAGAACAAATCATTGAACAAGATATACCTTTGGAAGAGCATGACCGTAAATTAGACTGTATAATAGTGGGAGATGGGACTGtaaattggaaataa